One window from the genome of Buchnera aphidicola (Macrosiphoniella sanborni) encodes:
- the secE gene encoding preprotein translocase subunit SecE: protein MNKNNYKQNKSKILEKIRWLSILFFFILSFLIKYYFYDIKLFIRIFIISFLIFCAIGTFLYTKTGKYILSSIIMSKQEMNKIIWPGYKETLYTTLIIISVTVLISLLLWFIDSIIFHVIAFIISIRF, encoded by the coding sequence ATGAATAAAAATAACTATAAGCAAAATAAATCTAAAATATTAGAAAAAATAAGATGGTTATCTATATTATTTTTTTTTATTTTATCGTTTTTGATAAAATACTATTTTTATGACATAAAATTATTTATTCGTATATTTATTATATCTTTTTTAATATTCTGTGCAATAGGAACTTTTCTATATACAAAAACAGGAAAATATATACTATCATCTATAATTATGTCAAAACAAGAGATGAATAAAATAATATGGCCTGGATATAAAGAAACTTTATATACTACTTTAATTATAATTTCTGTAACTGTTCTAATATCTCTTCTATTATGGTTTATAGATAGTATAATATTCCATGTCATAGCATTTATTATTAGTATAAGGTTCTAA
- the murB gene encoding UDP-N-acetylmuramate dehydrogenase, with amino-acid sequence MYKKKCFYNQSLKNLNTFAIDVKAKQIVFVKTINNLIKISKKCKLYNIPYIILGEASNILFLKNYIGVVIFNRIKGIQITEQKNSWLIHVFSGEKWHNLVKLTLNLGIFGLENLALIPGRIGSAAIQNIGAYGLEFKDICEYVEILSLKNYKTIKIQKKFCQFSYRNSIFKSKYNHKYAVIKVGIKISKNWKPIIFSSLNNYIKKKNITAYQIFNIICQIRKNKLPDPKKTGNAGSFFKNPIVTKKKSQQLLSLYKNIPNCPQKNGLVKISAGWLIENYQFHNIQIGDASIYQKQKLILINKKNATSQDIITLARIIHSCILKKFHISLEPEIDFIGSFGKIYSSKFFNLKT; translated from the coding sequence ATGTACAAAAAAAAATGTTTTTATAATCAATCATTAAAAAATCTCAATACTTTTGCAATAGATGTTAAAGCAAAACAAATCGTTTTCGTAAAAACAATTAATAATCTAATAAAAATATCAAAAAAATGTAAATTATATAATATTCCTTATATAATTTTAGGAGAAGCAAGTAACATATTATTTTTAAAAAATTATATAGGAGTCGTGATTTTTAATCGTATTAAAGGAATTCAAATAACAGAACAAAAAAACTCTTGGTTAATTCATGTTTTTTCAGGAGAAAAATGGCATAATTTAGTAAAATTAACTTTAAATTTAGGTATTTTTGGATTAGAAAATTTAGCATTAATTCCTGGTCGTATAGGATCTGCAGCTATTCAAAATATTGGCGCATACGGTTTAGAATTTAAAGATATCTGTGAATATGTTGAAATATTATCTTTAAAAAACTATAAAACCATCAAAATACAGAAAAAATTTTGTCAATTTTCTTATCGAAATAGTATTTTTAAATCTAAATATAATCATAAGTATGCTGTAATTAAAGTGGGAATAAAAATATCAAAAAATTGGAAACCAATAATATTTTCTTCACTAAATAATTATATTAAAAAAAAAAACATAACTGCATATCAAATTTTTAATATAATATGTCAAATACGCAAAAATAAATTACCAGATCCCAAAAAAACTGGTAATGCTGGTAGTTTCTTTAAAAATCCTATTGTTACCAAAAAAAAATCACAACAACTTCTCTCTTTATACAAAAATATACCGAACTGTCCTCAAAAAAATGGTTTAGTAAAAATTTCTGCTGGTTGGTTAATTGAAAATTATCAATTTCATAATATTCAAATTGGAGATGCGAGTATTTATCAAAAACAAAAACTTATATTAATTAATAAAAAAAATGCTACTTCTCAAGATATTATAACATTAGCAAGAATTATACATTCATGTATTTTAAAAAAATTTCATATATCTTTAGAACCAGAAATAGATTTTATCGGATCTTTCGGAAAAATATATTCATCAAAATTTTTCAATTTAAAAACATAA
- the metF gene encoding methylenetetrahydrofolate reductase gives MNEFFQYHQDIIKQKIKNINNSIHCSFEFFPPKNTSLETKLWLTIDKLSILKPKFFSVTYGANSGERKKTYDIVKQINKKTGIITAAHLTCINSTPSKLKEIAKHYWNNGIKNIIALRGDTKEKNYKHTMYAVDLVRLLKRIANFDISVAAYPELHPESKNIKLDMINLKKKIDAGANRAITQFFFNVDHYLYFRENCIKYGITAEIIPGILPISDFKQLKRFLSMTNVQIPKWMFEIFSGLDDNDRFTQKVIGCTIAIDMIQKLSSEGVKNFHFYTLNQSDISYSVCHILGLSCGLSCF, from the coding sequence ATGAATGAATTTTTTCAATATCATCAGGACATAATAAAACAAAAAATTAAAAATATAAACAATAGTATACATTGTTCTTTTGAATTTTTTCCGCCTAAAAATACTTCTTTAGAAACAAAGTTATGGTTGACTATTGATAAACTTTCTATATTAAAACCAAAATTTTTTTCTGTTACTTATGGAGCAAATAGTGGTGAACGTAAAAAAACATATGATATTGTAAAACAAATAAATAAAAAAACAGGAATTATTACAGCAGCTCATTTAACATGTATTAATTCTACACCTAGTAAATTAAAAGAAATAGCAAAACATTATTGGAATAATGGAATTAAAAACATTATCGCACTTAGAGGGGATACAAAAGAAAAAAATTATAAACATACTATGTATGCTGTAGATTTAGTTAGATTATTAAAAAGAATAGCTAATTTTGATATTTCTGTAGCTGCTTATCCTGAATTACATCCAGAGTCAAAGAATATTAAATTAGATATGATAAATTTAAAAAAGAAAATTGATGCAGGTGCAAATAGAGCTATTACTCAATTTTTTTTTAATGTAGATCATTATTTATATTTTCGTGAAAATTGTATTAAATATGGAATTACAGCAGAAATTATTCCTGGTATTTTGCCAATTAGTGATTTTAAACAGTTAAAACGTTTTTTAAGTATGACTAATGTTCAAATACCTAAATGGATGTTTGAAATATTTTCTGGTTTAGATGATAACGATCGATTTACACAAAAAGTTATAGGTTGTACTATAGCAATAGATATGATACAGAAATTGTCTTCTGAAGGAGTAAAAAATTTTCATTTTTATACTTTAAATCAATCAGATATAAGTTATTCTGTCTGTCATATTCTTGGTTTATCATGTGGTTTGTCATGTTTTTAA
- a CDS encoding argininosuccinate synthase produces MMQKINKKVVLAYSGGLDTSAIIPWLKENYNFEVIAFVADIGQSKKDLDGINKKAIDSGASSCYIVDLKEEFIEDYVYPILKTGALYEGNYLLGTALARPIIAKKQVELALNIKADSLCHGATGKGNDQVRFEIAYSALAPHLNIIAPWRKWNLNSREELLQYLYKKNIPTTATVEKIYSKDENAWHISTEGGLLENPWNISNKDCWSWTCDPEEAPNQAEYVSLLLKSGCVVSVNNINLKPLQCVHVLNQLGSKHGIGRIDIVENRLVGMKSRGCYETPGGTIMMTAIKAIEQLVLDRESFQWREKIALEMSSVVYDGRWFSPIRKSLQAAADSLAEKITGEVILKLYKGNVIAVQKKSPNSLYSEEYATFGKDQVYKQSDADGFIRLFSLSSRIRAQNELKSFIKK; encoded by the coding sequence ATGATGCAAAAAATAAATAAAAAAGTTGTTTTAGCATATTCTGGAGGTTTAGATACTTCAGCAATTATCCCTTGGCTTAAAGAAAATTATAATTTTGAAGTAATTGCTTTTGTAGCTGATATAGGACAATCTAAAAAAGATTTAGATGGAATTAATAAAAAAGCAATAGATTCAGGTGCATCTAGTTGTTATATTGTTGATTTAAAAGAAGAATTTATAGAAGATTATGTTTATCCTATTTTAAAAACTGGTGCTTTATATGAAGGCAATTATTTATTGGGAACAGCATTAGCTCGACCTATTATTGCAAAAAAACAAGTTGAATTAGCATTAAATATTAAAGCAGATTCATTATGTCATGGCGCTACTGGAAAAGGAAATGATCAAGTTCGTTTTGAAATAGCTTATTCAGCTCTTGCTCCACATTTGAATATTATTGCTCCGTGGAGAAAATGGAATCTTAATTCTAGAGAAGAATTATTACAATATTTATATAAAAAAAATATTCCAACTACTGCAACAGTAGAAAAAATTTATAGTAAAGATGAAAATGCTTGGCATATTTCCACAGAAGGAGGATTACTTGAAAATCCTTGGAATATATCTAATAAAGATTGTTGGAGTTGGACATGCGATCCTGAAGAGGCGCCAAATCAAGCTGAATATGTTTCATTATTATTAAAGTCTGGTTGTGTAGTATCAGTGAATAATATTAATTTAAAACCTTTACAATGTGTTCATGTTCTAAATCAATTAGGTTCTAAACATGGTATTGGTAGAATCGATATTGTTGAAAATAGATTAGTTGGCATGAAATCTAGAGGCTGTTATGAAACACCAGGAGGAACAATTATGATGACAGCTATAAAAGCGATTGAACAATTAGTATTAGATCGTGAAAGTTTTCAATGGAGAGAAAAAATTGCTCTAGAAATGTCTTCTGTAGTTTATGATGGACGTTGGTTTTCTCCAATACGTAAATCTTTACAAGCGGCAGCTGACTCATTGGCAGAAAAAATAACAGGAGAAGTTATATTAAAATTATATAAAGGTAATGTAATAGCTGTACAAAAAAAATCTCCTAATTCATTATATTCTGAAGAATATGCTACATTTGGAAAAGATCAAGTATATAAACAATCTGATGCAGATGGTTTTATTCGTCTTTTTTCTCTATCTTCAAGAATACGTGCACAAAATGAATTAAAATCATTTATAAAAAAATAA
- the argH gene encoding argininosuccinate lyase has product MALWGGRFINESDELFKKFNTSLAFDYILVKEDITASISWSKTLMKSNIITKKEQIKIEQALFELLEEIKTKDKKNNILFSNCEDIHSWTEEKLIDKIGELGKKLHTGRSRNDQITTDLKLWCRKKIYILLDNLIELQKSFICLSETNESVIMPGYTHLQRAQPITFSYWCLAYIEMFRRDVSRLKDALKRLNISPLGSGALAGTAWAIDREELALSMGFNRSTNNALDSVSDRDYVVELLSSASISMMHLSRFSEDVIFFNSGEASFIELSDSITSGSSLMPQKKNPDALELIRSKCGRVYGSLISILVVLKSLPLSYNKDMQEDKEGLFDTIKTWNDCLCMATLVLKNIKINSDICRRAAEEGYSNATEIADYLVKKGLTFREAHKISGQIVLHAIHQKKPLHSLKLSTFHIYSTLIDNDIYKHITLESCLKKRISKGGVAPHQVHEEIRKAKKRLNIF; this is encoded by the coding sequence ATGGCACTATGGGGTGGACGATTCATTAATGAATCTGATGAATTATTTAAAAAATTTAATACTTCTTTAGCATTTGATTATATTTTAGTAAAAGAAGATATAACAGCTTCTATATCTTGGTCTAAAACTTTAATGAAGAGTAATATTATTACTAAAAAAGAGCAAATTAAAATTGAGCAAGCACTTTTTGAGTTATTAGAAGAGATTAAAACAAAAGATAAAAAAAACAATATTCTCTTCAGTAATTGTGAAGATATCCATAGTTGGACAGAAGAAAAACTAATTGATAAGATTGGAGAATTAGGTAAAAAATTGCATACTGGTCGTAGTCGAAATGATCAAATTACTACTGATTTAAAGTTGTGGTGTAGAAAAAAAATTTATATTTTGTTAGATAATTTAATAGAATTACAAAAAAGTTTTATTTGTCTTTCTGAAACTAATGAATCTGTTATTATGCCAGGATATACACATTTACAAAGAGCTCAGCCTATTACTTTTTCTTATTGGTGTTTAGCTTATATAGAAATGTTCAGACGAGATGTTAGTCGCTTAAAAGATGCTCTTAAACGATTAAATATAAGTCCTCTCGGTTCTGGTGCTCTTGCTGGAACTGCATGGGCGATAGATCGTGAAGAATTAGCTTTATCTATGGGATTTAATAGATCAACAAATAATGCATTAGATAGTGTATCTGATCGTGACTATGTAGTAGAACTATTGTCCTCTGCTTCTATTAGCATGATGCATTTATCTAGGTTTTCTGAAGATGTCATTTTTTTTAATTCAGGTGAAGCTAGTTTTATTGAATTATCTGATTCAATTACATCTGGTTCATCTTTAATGCCTCAAAAAAAAAATCCAGATGCATTAGAATTGATACGTTCTAAATGTGGCCGTGTTTATGGTTCTTTAATTTCTATTTTAGTTGTATTAAAATCTTTACCATTATCTTATAATAAAGATATGCAAGAAGATAAAGAAGGTCTATTTGATACAATTAAAACATGGAATGATTGTTTATGTATGGCAACATTAGTTTTAAAAAATATTAAAATAAATAGTGATATATGTCGTCGAGCTGCAGAAGAAGGATATTCTAATGCAACAGAAATTGCAGATTATTTAGTAAAAAAAGGATTAACTTTTCGTGAAGCTCATAAAATATCTGGTCAAATAGTACTACATGCAATTCATCAAAAAAAACCTTTACATTCGTTAAAATTATCTACATTTCATATTTATAGTACTCTTATTGACAATGATATATATAAACATATTACTTTAGAATCTTGTCTTAAAAAAAGAATATCAAAAGGTGGTGTAGCACCACATCAAGTTCATGAAGAAATAAGAAAAGCAAAAAAAAGATTAAATATTTTTTAA
- a CDS encoding rhodanese-like domain-containing protein — MKDLFFFASEHIILISIWFFCLMILIFFSIKNMFLTSNIINNIQAIKLINQDKAIIIDTRTAEIFQTGHILNSINIPLENIFLDDINEIRKYKMFSIILILKNTYEYNQCIKIFLKNGFKNVYILKNGLDDWNLNHLPLVVK; from the coding sequence ATGAAAGATTTATTTTTTTTTGCTAGTGAACATATTATATTAATAAGTATATGGTTTTTTTGTTTAATGATATTAATTTTTTTTTCTATTAAAAATATGTTTTTAACATCTAATATCATTAATAATATTCAAGCAATAAAATTAATTAATCAAGATAAAGCAATTATTATTGACACACGTACTGCTGAAATTTTTCAAACAGGACATATTCTTAATTCTATTAATATTCCATTAGAAAATATTTTTTTAGATGATATTAATGAAATACGAAAATATAAAATGTTTTCTATAATTCTTATTTTAAAAAATACATACGAATATAATCAGTGTATTAAAATATTTTTAAAAAATGGATTTAAGAATGTTTATATTTTAAAAAATGGTTTAGATGATTGGAATTTAAATCATCTACCATTAGTTGTTAAATAA
- the secB gene encoding protein-export chaperone SecB has translation MSDEKSKKEFFAIQRIYIKDASFEAPNTPHIFHLKWKPNVNFNIDHSVQEIEKDIFEIVLKIKIIVKIKETLVFLCDLDQAGIFLITNICEKKLKHCLHSYCPNILFPYARTCISNLISHGSFPQMHLAPINFDALYDNYMKSKKI, from the coding sequence ATGTCAGATGAAAAAAGTAAAAAAGAATTTTTTGCAATTCAACGTATTTATATAAAAGATGCTTCTTTTGAAGCTCCTAATACACCACATATTTTTCATTTAAAATGGAAACCAAATGTTAATTTTAATATAGATCATAGTGTACAAGAAATAGAAAAAGACATTTTTGAAATAGTTTTAAAAATAAAAATAATAGTAAAAATTAAAGAGACATTAGTATTTTTATGTGATTTAGATCAAGCTGGTATTTTTTTAATTACGAACATATGTGAAAAAAAATTAAAGCATTGTTTGCATTCTTATTGTCCAAATATTTTATTTCCTTATGCTCGTACATGTATTTCAAATTTAATATCACATGGTAGTTTTCCTCAAATGCATCTAGCACCTATTAATTTTGATGCTTTATATGATAATTATATGAAATCAAAAAAAATATAA
- the cysE gene encoding serine O-acetyltransferase produces MYLEKISKIWKIILYKTDLLIKKEPILSDFFKKTILQHNSLCNALSYILSNKLSTSIFPTEKMFNMFKNIYLNNHVLLKCIVRDIEAIIDRDPAVNDYLTPFLYFKGFHALETYRISHYLWNVDKKSLSQYLQSRISSEFSVDIHPASRIGSGVILDHANGIVIGEGVHIEDDVSIFHSVTLGGTGKNLGKNRHPTIRKGVIIGTGAKVLGNIEIGLKAKIGAGAIVLKNVPAYVTVVGKEAKIINHLDNKTHYSEEKRSNISYLNSFQNGDGI; encoded by the coding sequence ATGTATCTTGAAAAGATATCCAAAATATGGAAAATAATACTTTATAAAACTGATTTATTAATAAAAAAAGAACCAATATTATCAGATTTTTTTAAAAAAACTATACTACAACATAATAGTTTGTGTAATGCTTTAAGTTATATATTATCTAATAAATTATCTACATCTATTTTTCCTACAGAAAAGATGTTCAACATGTTTAAAAATATATATTTAAATAATCATGTTCTTTTAAAATGTATAGTACGAGATATTGAAGCTATTATAGACAGAGATCCAGCAGTAAATGATTATTTAACTCCTTTTCTTTATTTTAAAGGTTTTCATGCTTTAGAAACTTATAGAATTAGTCATTATCTTTGGAATGTAGACAAAAAATCATTATCTCAATATTTACAAAGTAGAATATCTTCTGAATTTTCAGTGGATATTCATCCAGCTTCTCGGATTGGGTCTGGTGTAATTCTGGATCATGCTAATGGGATTGTTATTGGTGAAGGTGTACATATAGAAGATGATGTTTCAATTTTTCATTCAGTTACTTTAGGTGGTACGGGTAAAAATTTAGGAAAAAATAGACACCCTACTATTCGAAAAGGAGTTATTATTGGTACAGGAGCAAAAGTTTTAGGTAATATTGAGATCGGTTTAAAAGCAAAAATAGGTGCTGGTGCAATAGTTTTAAAAAATGTTCCTGCATATGTTACAGTTGTTGGCAAAGAGGCTAAAATTATTAATCATTTAGATAATAAAACACATTATTCTGAAGAAAAAAGAAGTAATATATCTTATTTGAATAGTTTTCAAAATGGCGATGGAATTTAG
- the rpoD gene encoding RNA polymerase sigma factor RpoD: MDQNPQSQLKLLVTHGKEQGYLTYSEVNDHLPEDIIDSEQINDIIQMINDMGIPVVEEAPDADDLILNEINTDTDEDAVEAATQVLSSVESELGRTTDPVRMYMREMGTVELLTREGEIDIAKRIEEGINQVQCSVSEYPEAITYLLDQYDRVQTGQIRLSDIITGFVDPNAEEIFSPTTLHNMNSELLEEEQNNESDQEDHEDDHSIDPELANEKFSALRRQYNNTNQTIKNKNRTHKDSLLEIYNLSEIFKQFRLVPKQFDHLVNSMRNMMERVRKQERIIIKLCVEICKMPKKKFIQIFPIKKIDHTWFIKEQKKNQPWSENLKKVQEDVFISVKKLIEIEKETGLTIEQVKDINKRMSIGELKAKRAKKEMVEANLRLVISIAKKYTNRGLQFLDLIQEGNIGLMKAVDKFEYRRGYKFSTYATWWIRQAITRSIADQARTIRIPVHMIETINKLNRISRQILQETGREPTPEELSEKMLIPEDKIRKVLKIAKEPISMETPIGDDEDSHLGDFIEDTTLELPLDSATSESLRSATHDVLSGLTAREAKVLRMRFGIDMNTDHTLEEVGKQFDVTRERIRQIEAKALRKLRHPSRSEVLRSFLDE, from the coding sequence ATGGATCAAAACCCACAGTCGCAACTTAAACTACTTGTCACACACGGCAAAGAGCAAGGATATTTAACCTATTCTGAAGTTAACGATCATTTACCAGAAGACATTATTGATTCTGAACAAATCAATGATATTATTCAAATGATTAATGACATGGGCATCCCAGTAGTTGAAGAAGCACCTGACGCTGATGATCTAATCTTAAATGAAATTAATACAGATACGGATGAAGATGCAGTTGAAGCCGCAACACAAGTATTATCTAGTGTCGAATCAGAATTAGGACGTACTACAGATCCAGTACGAATGTATATGAGAGAGATGGGAACTGTTGAGTTGCTCACAAGAGAAGGTGAAATTGATATCGCTAAACGTATTGAAGAAGGTATTAATCAAGTTCAATGCTCAGTATCAGAATATCCAGAAGCAATTACATATCTTTTAGATCAATATGATCGTGTTCAAACTGGTCAAATACGACTATCAGATATAATAACAGGTTTTGTTGATCCAAATGCAGAAGAAATTTTTTCTCCTACAACTCTTCATAATATGAATTCAGAGTTATTAGAAGAAGAACAAAATAATGAATCAGATCAAGAAGATCACGAAGATGATCATTCTATTGATCCAGAACTAGCAAATGAAAAATTTTCTGCATTACGCAGACAATATAATAATACTAATCAAACAATTAAAAATAAAAATAGAACACATAAAGATTCATTACTAGAAATTTATAACTTATCAGAAATTTTTAAACAATTTCGGCTAGTTCCAAAACAATTCGATCATTTAGTTAATAGCATGCGCAATATGATGGAAAGAGTCAGAAAACAAGAAAGAATTATTATAAAATTATGTGTTGAAATTTGTAAAATGCCAAAAAAAAAATTCATTCAAATTTTTCCAATTAAAAAAATCGATCATACATGGTTTATAAAAGAACAAAAGAAAAATCAACCATGGTCTGAAAATTTAAAAAAGGTTCAAGAAGATGTGTTTATCAGCGTAAAAAAACTCATTGAAATAGAAAAAGAAACTGGTTTAACAATTGAACAAGTTAAAGATATTAATAAAAGAATGTCTATTGGAGAACTAAAAGCTAAAAGAGCAAAAAAAGAAATGGTCGAAGCTAATTTACGATTAGTTATCTCTATTGCAAAAAAATACACAAATAGAGGTTTACAATTTTTAGACTTAATACAAGAAGGGAATATTGGTTTAATGAAAGCTGTAGATAAATTTGAATATCGCCGAGGTTATAAATTTTCTACTTATGCTACTTGGTGGATTCGTCAAGCTATTACTCGATCTATTGCAGATCAAGCTCGTACAATTCGTATTCCTGTACACATGATTGAAACAATCAACAAACTTAATCGAATTTCTAGACAAATTTTGCAAGAAACAGGTCGAGAACCAACTCCAGAAGAATTATCTGAAAAAATGCTTATTCCTGAAGATAAAATTAGAAAGGTATTAAAAATAGCGAAAGAACCTATCTCTATGGAAACACCAATTGGTGATGATGAAGATTCACATTTAGGTGATTTTATAGAAGATACTACTTTAGAATTACCATTAGATTCCGCTACATCTGAAAGTTTACGATCAGCAACACATGATGTTTTATCAGGTTTAACAGCTCGTGAAGCTAAGGTACTACGTATGCGTTTTGGAATTGATATGAATACTGATCATACGTTAGAAGAAGTCGGAAAACAATTTGATGTGACTAGAGAAAGAATACGACAAATAGAAGCTAAGGCTTTAAGAAAACTACGTCATCCAAGCAGATCAGAGGTATTACGTAGTTTTTTAGATGAGTAA
- the dnaG gene encoding DNA primase, translating to MSGKIPKHFITDLLFRTNIVELINRRVILKKYGQNYKTNCPFHDDRNPSFTVSNEKQFYYCFGCHAHGNAIDFLMQYEQLSFLESIEELSFIHGVKIPFEHTTQNNLYFQKQKLYLLMNKMCKLYQKNILFTNSAKKYLSDRGINQKMIDDFLIGVSSVYWNDFHKKLNITKKFEEELLIHNIIAINKKGYKYDRLQGRIIFPIQDHHGRIIGFGGRTLNNIPPKYLNSPETYIFHKRKEIYGLYQVKKKFSKPRYLLVVEGFIDVITLTQYNINYVVSSLGTATTSEHIQLLFQNTDIIIYCYDGDQAGKNAAWQTLKKALPYISEKKTLKFILLPNNEDPDSIIRKEGSEKFQIRINHAITMSQFFFKNILKNINLSSNDDKFYLSTYALPLINTISSDTIRIYLRQILARMIGILDDNQFKKFLYEKEMQKQNRSYFQIKRTPMRILIGLLVQNPNLSKIVPSIIKFQNLKLKGLPIFLEILKTCLEHPNINTGQLLELYRNKKIINILKILSTWDHMIIQEEIQNMFLDLLMNIYDKVLEKRQEYLITQERIKGLTINEKKEIWSINQALSKK from the coding sequence ATGTCTGGAAAAATACCAAAACATTTCATTACTGACCTTCTATTTCGAACAAATATTGTAGAATTAATTAATAGACGCGTAATATTAAAAAAATATGGACAAAATTATAAAACAAATTGCCCTTTTCATGACGATCGAAATCCATCATTTACTGTTAGTAATGAAAAACAATTTTACTACTGTTTTGGATGTCATGCACATGGAAATGCTATTGATTTTTTAATGCAATATGAACAGTTAAGTTTTCTAGAAAGCATTGAAGAACTTTCTTTTATACATGGTGTCAAAATTCCATTTGAACATACAACTCAAAATAATTTATATTTTCAAAAACAAAAATTATATTTATTAATGAATAAAATGTGTAAATTATATCAAAAAAATATTCTCTTTACTAATTCAGCAAAAAAATATTTGTCTGATAGAGGTATTAATCAAAAAATGATTGATGATTTTTTAATTGGAGTTTCTAGTGTATATTGGAACGATTTTCATAAAAAACTTAATATTACCAAAAAATTTGAAGAAGAATTACTGATACATAATATAATCGCTATTAATAAAAAAGGATATAAATATGATAGATTACAAGGACGTATAATATTTCCTATTCAAGATCATCATGGTAGAATTATAGGTTTTGGCGGTCGTACATTAAATAATATTCCACCAAAATACCTCAATTCACCTGAAACATATATTTTTCATAAAAGAAAAGAAATTTATGGATTATATCAAGTTAAAAAAAAATTTTCTAAACCTAGATACTTATTAGTTGTCGAAGGATTTATTGATGTTATTACGTTAACACAATATAATATCAATTATGTCGTGTCTTCATTAGGTACTGCAACAACTAGTGAACATATTCAACTGCTCTTTCAAAATACAGATATAATTATATACTGTTATGACGGTGACCAAGCCGGAAAAAATGCAGCCTGGCAAACTTTAAAAAAAGCTTTACCGTATATATCAGAAAAAAAAACATTAAAATTTATTTTATTACCAAATAATGAAGATCCTGATAGTATTATTAGAAAAGAAGGTAGCGAAAAATTTCAAATCCGAATTAATCATGCAATAACTATGTCACAATTTTTTTTTAAAAATATATTAAAAAACATTAATTTATCATCTAATGATGATAAATTTTATTTAAGCACTTATGCTTTACCTTTAATTAATACTATTTCTAGTGATACAATTCGTATTTATTTACGTCAAATATTAGCAAGAATGATAGGAATTTTAGATGATAATCAATTTAAAAAATTTTTATATGAAAAAGAGATGCAAAAACAAAATCGATCATATTTTCAAATTAAACGAACTCCAATGCGTATACTAATAGGTTTACTTGTACAAAATCCAAATTTATCTAAAATAGTACCTTCAATAATAAAATTTCAAAATTTAAAATTAAAAGGGCTTCCTATTTTTCTTGAAATATTAAAAACATGTCTTGAACATCCTAATATAAATACAGGTCAATTATTAGAATTATATAGAAATAAAAAAATTATTAATATTTTAAAAATCTTATCTACATGGGACCATATGATTATTCAGGAAGAAATTCAAAATATGTTTTTAGATTTATTAATGAATATATATGATAAAGTTTTAGAAAAAAGACAAGAATATCTTATTACTCAAGAAAGAATAAAAGGATTAACAATTAATGAAAAAAAAGAAATTTGGTCTATTAATCAGGCATTATCTAAAAAATAA
- the rpsU gene encoding 30S ribosomal protein S21: MPIIKVRDNEPFDVALRRFKRSCEKAGILAEIRRREFYEKPTTERKRAKASAVKRLAKKLTRENARRIRMY, encoded by the coding sequence ATGCCAATAATAAAAGTTCGTGACAATGAACCATTTGATGTAGCACTTCGTCGATTTAAAAGATCTTGTGAAAAAGCTGGAATTTTAGCTGAAATTCGTCGTAGAGAATTTTATGAAAAACCAACAACTGAACGTAAACGTGCAAAAGCTTCTGCCGTTAAAAGACTCGCTAAAAAACTTACACGAGAAAATGCAAGACGAATTCGTATGTACTAA